The window CAGGAATTGAAGTTCCCGTTCGGATGTAATTTTCAATGCCTGAATGTTCAATCCCATTTGTGATTAAGTTGTAAGAGTTTAATGCCGCTATTATGTTACCTCGAATATTTTGTCCAGTCGAATTAGTAGCTTATCGTCCTCGGTATAGTTAGAGAGTAGTTCTTTCAAAGTATCTTCAATAAGGTAATCACAGTTCTCGGAAATTAACTTGCAGATATGATTCAACAGTCCTCGCTCTAAATTAATATCCTCTAATGTTGTCGCTGGCTTATACGATCTGGAAAtcattttcctcttttttgCCTCTTCTCTTTCTAAAAGATTATGCTTTTATTACAAATTCGCGGGATAATATTTTATTGCAATATGAgatttttaaatcaattttaccTCGTTTTAAGGCGCACATAGGAGCACAGTACGACGGCAGGTCTTCTTTCTTCAATAATTTCTGCTCCGGCGGTTGCCACTCTATTCTCAACAATTCTTCGTGCAGAATTCGATCCGCTGTTAGAATCTAAAATGTACACGTTAGAAGGAACCATTTTCGTGAGTAACTATCGCACACTGTACCTTATCGACTAATTCGTCGGCAGTTTTAATATTCATGTCCCAAATTTGCATGTACTTTGTGTCATTGTTGGCTGCGAGATGATTAGACTTCTCTTGCAAATTCAGTATAGCTttgtgcgattttaaaatttgatttgtaAGCTTCTGAATCTCCAGTCTGGTGGACTCCTCTAACTCGGCGTAGGTCTTTTTTAAACTATTAATAACATCCTGAAGCCTGAAACGCGGATATtgaattaaaatagaattatgtgatcattaaaatattaattaatcctGCCACCGACTTATTTATCCTTCTCTTCTGCTGATTCTTCACGATGATGTTCTCTTCGTCTCGGCGTTTTAGTATAGAATAGTTGTAATCCAGCTTCTCGATATTCATCATGCACAGGGTCTTCATATTTTGCACCTCCTGCTGGAGATGCTCTATTTCCATTTCAAAGCTGATCTTCTGCCGCCGGAATTTTTCTTGATGCTCTGTTACCGCCTTTCTCATCTCTTCTTCGTACTCCCGCATTACTTCCTTCCTCTTCTCTCTCCCTTCGAGAGTGTCGTCTTGAAGCTTTTTAAACAGCACCTCCCACCTTTCCATGGAATTTATCAGAAGTATTTTACGCTCCGATTCGATAACGTTTTCAATAATCGCCAGCTCGTGGCGGTGAGCTTTAGACATCGTTCGCACCTGCGAAAATAATCTACTGTCAGAacttttaaaaatacgaaattatctGGGATTGGTAATCCTTTAGACTTAAAGGCAGCTAATCGATACATCTGTGTGCATTATTATAGCAGAAGAATAGAATTTAGATAACTTCAAAAAAGCGATTACAGAGAGAAACCGAGGTAGTTCATTTTCGATGCGCCGTCccgtaaattttgtttaaaaaaaaaaagaatcgagaAACTAACTTGGTTCTCCATTCTTTCGATAAGCAAATCGATATCTTCGTTCTGCTTCTGCACCTCCTCGGCGTACTTTAGATCGGCGTTCTTCAGCTCTTCCTTCAATTCCGcgattaaaaaatcttttttctccAGAATTTTGAGGCACTCAGTGTTTTGAGCCTCCAATTCATCATGAATATGCAGTGGGTCTTTGGAGGCGAGTATGTCCGGCCACTTTCTCGTAATCTCGTGGTACTTCTCCATGCACTCCTTGTCTTCCTCTTCGAGTGCCTTCAATAATCTGTCTCTTGTCTCTTGCACTTCCTTTCGCCTTTGCAGCTCCCTGGCATCGTTGGCTATTCTTACGCCAGTCACCTGTGAATGcgtgaatttattaaaattaaaaattgtaaaactcAAAAGAagagtacaaaaaaaatatttttttttagttccaattcgtttgaaacaacgaaacgcacCACTTCTTCTCCTTCTAAAGATAATTTTGCCAGAACTTCTGTACTATCAAGTATCTGTTTCTCGATAGGAGGTATTTCCACGATTTCTTCATCTTCGGTCTTCGTCTGCCTGAAACCGAATATTCGTCGAGTTACACCGAAAGAGAATTAAGAATTCTAGAATTCTAGTAGctaacaaaattaaattcagAATCGCAGGGAATCAATggatataaaattataacttgCGCTAcgaaaatattacaattataagTCAATTTAATTCTTACTTGGTCAACGCGTCCAATCGTTGTTGAATACGAAGTCTGCGCGCCAACTTTCTCTCGTTTACATCAGCTGATAAAATAGATGGTCCTTCCGCTTCCTGCGTGGCTGCCGAATATCTTTGGAATACCGCTGACATGCTTTTCAATTCTGTACTTTCAATTTATGAAAATGCACTCGATCGGCGCCTCGACGAAATCGCGATTGAGATTCCGTGAAGTATTATTGGATTTAAGGCACACGTTTGTTTGGAGTTaagatattgtaaaaaaaaggttaaacaCCGCTAGCTGACGAAGAACGATAATGAAAGGGTAACAATTATATGCATTCAGGTGTGCGAAATAAAACAACTTTGTTTGTTCGATACAGAATTGTTATTTCGTGTTTATCGTTGTTGGTAACTGAGGAATCATTAGTACTTGTCGCCCATAGATGACGCTGGGTATTGGTAAAGAATCCATTACTACGGCCCGTTAATTAAAAGCTGTCGCCACCAGTCGCCTTACAGAAAAGAATAATAGATTTGAaacgtaatgaaaattaattaaaagcacTTTTTAGCAATTTCAGGAAAACTTGTTTAAAGTTCAAGGAAGTTGATAGTAAATATTGAATAATAATAGTCCTTCAAAGCTGTTAAAGTTGTATGAAATGTTAATaagttaatatttatattaatactgCATAGATCACTCATTAACCgatagtatattaatatttttcttactaAGGGAAACAGAAATTGTTTCTTTCAACAAAGTTTGAATCCGTCGCTTTTACAAGCGTAGCGTGTACAGACCTAATTTtcgatacacacacacacagacagtATCATGATTCTCGACAAGtgcaaaaattaaatattcatagaCGTATTTCCTGGTTCCATGGGTCAGACTGCGTACAAGTGTCGGTAACCTTTGGGCAAATAAATTACATAGCGTAAATGGTCGAATGTCGGACGAAGGAGAAACGTTACAGTGTACGTAGTCAATTATCATATTAGATAATTCTTAAGATAAATTTAACGGACCAGCAATTATCAATTAAGTATGTCAATCTTGTTTTCCAACTACTAACGTATGATGTCTGTGCACATAATGTTAGCAGATTTTAAGAGAGATTAGCATCCTGTGAAATCacagaaacaattaattaaattgttttcaaGACGTCGTCAATTCTTTTCATCACCGTTATTCTTCTTTACCGACAGGGATACatagaataaatttctattacaatttcgcgtttaataaacaaagTCGATAGTGAAACATTTTTCTATCGTCTCACATGCTATTAATTTCAAAGGGTATGTTAGATATTTGaaagttttgtattaaaattaataatgttaataaaatGAATCTAAGCTTTATAACAATTGGCAAGGAATGGGTTCGAATATAGATTGACTCGAGGTTCAGTTACGTTTCCAATTTCTTGAATATTCCACAATAAGTACTGCGAAtgattaatacgtaatttattaaCAGCAAATACGGCCTAAACTTAATGGGGCGAACATCTTTCTGTATGGTCGCTGCATGTTAGGAGGTGTCTATAAATCACCGGCACAGAACACGCAATAGGCGTTTCTCGTTCGAAACGTTCTCAACAACACGAAACAGTCATGGAGCTGTAGAGCTAGCGCGGTGAAAAAAGTAATAACGAATCTTACCTAATGTACGGGACTCGATAAAGCtagaaatttgttaataataaagaacGATCACCATAGAATGATCGAAGGAACAGTTAAAACAGAAATGGCAATATATTTACGCAGAAACCGGGATCGGAAACCTGCTGTGCAAGCACAACTCAGAGTTGCACTCCTCATCCATTATTGTTTCGAACAACAGTCGCACTGATGCTCTTCGATCTGATTAGACAATTTATATCCCGTTCGCAAGAATACAGCAAGGGCGTGTGATAGATCCGAAATACGACCACAACACGTAACGACTCCGCTCTGTCATGAAATCGTGCAGCTCCATAGAAGCTTTCTCCTAGCCTTGATGACGTATTCTTAACCGACAAACGAACGTTCTCGGTATCGTCTCCGATAGAGTTAATTCCGTATGAGCGAACTGTCGTCACCCATGAAAAGAACATACGCCACGAAAGGATAAACGAACAGTAGGTCTTGTGAAGTCGAAGCCACTACATCGACGCCATGAGTCTACAACTTTGACGCGATTTTAGCGGAAACAAGATGGAGCGCGGCTCAGGCTCGGCTAAACATGGCCTGACGCCCCGTGTAATTCGTAAACTAATTATCCGCGTATTTCGCCTTAACATCCagtagttttgcaatatttcggAAATCAGTACGATATGGACGCATCTACAAAGTCGAAAGTCGTTTGAGATATCGAATAAAGTTCGATTCCCAATGATACTTGAAAATTCATTCGACTACGGATTACGGTTAATTCTTACACGTTCTAGGCGTCGTTTTTTCCTCGGTCTAAGGTATTCGTAGTGTTTATACTTGTGAGTTTGTAGCGGATTGCTTTTTATAAGAAATAGGTGGTGGAAACAGGATATttcgaaaagaaaaaaagtagcgCGTAATAATGGAATTTGCGTGCGTAGTCTGTTTTGATCGTAGACGGAATAGCATTCTAACGTGGAACGATATGAAACTAGACACCTTATTCCACGGTATACATACCGATCTACGATATTTACACACAAAGCGATCAGCCTGGCAGATGATTCGTCGGCTTTGTACACGCTATCGAGCCGACGCGTTTGTTTGATCGTTACTTCCTTGATTAGGATAGCGCGACGCGGAGTCGAGCAGTTTTATTTTGTTCGTAATAATCCGATTTTCCATCTTTATTCTTGGTAGAAAGTACCGATGCCCCGGGTAATTGGCTGCCCCTAAACCGGCCCTGGAGAGAGCAGGATGGAAAGAGAGGGAGCGGTAGAAGAAAGATGGCGGACGAGAGGCGACGGCGGCGGTGGCAGAAGGTAGGGTAGGAGGAAGAGGGCCGGGAGGTGTCGGGGAGTAGGAAgagaagagaggagagaaaagagAATGGGTGGACGGGGCACGGGGTGGTTCGTTAAGAGGGTTTGGGCAGAGGAGACGGGAAGAGCCGTGAGGAGAGGTAGCGGCGATAGAGAAAGATAGAGGCGACTGGGAAAGGTGGCGCGCGGCACGGGGGCTTGGGTTAGCTCGTTCGACCCGTTATCCCTTCTCTCCCGGAGTCCCCGAGTTCTCCCTACCTGTCCTTGCTTCGATTTGAACGAGTCCCTCCACGCTCTCTCCCCACCGGGGACGCACGAAAAGTTGCCCCCACCGCGAGGCACACTTCACCGGCTGGCGGGCGACGATCGCGATTGCAAGCCGCCACCGCCGCTTTTCGAGGTAGACTCGTTCCGCTCCCCTACGCGGTACTCCCCACCATCCGGCCAAACAGCGATGCTAGCCAGCGAGCCGTACTACGCTCCCGCCACGGTGACGTCACTCCGAGTAGTGTAGTGCAGTGAGAAGGAGCGAAGCCAGCTCCATCCGCGTTACATGGCCCGAGTGAACGAAGAAGCGAGTGCGTTTAAGATGTACATACACAAGCGTGCATCGTAGCGATCGCGTCGCCAATACATCGTATCAGATTCGTTCGATTTCAATTGCACGGTACGTGGCACAGTTCAGTTACTCGATCGCGCGAAATATAGAAGGTAGTAGAGAAGAACCCCGCGGCTCGCTTCTACCGAGATACGTATTCGACGTTCTGATATTCAGtgatgtgaaaaaaaaaaaaaaaggaagcaaCTACGCTTTAAAGTGAGCACGGAGATACGGGATAAAGGGAAAGGAAAAAGCAGTGTCGTGCGCGGAAAGGTTACGCGTTGGAAAATTTTAACAGGAAGATATAGAGCAACGGTTCTATCGTCCGTGTAAGATCAATTGTTTTCAGTGGGGTTTCCGCGAGAGTTCCGAGAGCGTGTCGGGTCCCGGGCCTCCATTGTCGGTGTTCGACGGAGAACGGGAGGCGCCGACGATTACGGTTAGATCGACGCGAGTGTGATGATGCTCGGCAAATATACGCTGGGATGTGTCGCCCGCGCGTTGTGCCCGGTGTGCTTGGTGTGACGTGTGATTAGCCGCCTTTTCGTTCATACGCGATTCAGTGGTGTACGATGTGGTGGTGTTCGACGACGGTCCTGATCCTTGCAGCCGTTGTCATCAGTGGTGTCCGCTATCGaggctcctcctcctccttctcttcgtggtcgtggtcgtcgtcgtcgtcgtcgtcgtcggcgtgcGTCGCGACGCAAAAATTTTATCGCGAGAGCTCCGTAGCCACCCTCTTCTGCCGGCCGAGCGTTCTACGGCGCTGCCCTGACGACAGCACTCGTCCTGCTTGGGGTCACTACCTTCCGGCCAGTGACTAGTGAATATAAATCTGTTTTGTTGCCCAGTGatctaaaagaaaagaaaaaggaaacgtCGGGAGTGCCGAAGTGAGAGGATAGCCGACTCGACTCCTCTTCCTTCCTTCGTCCGTGGAATACGCACGTACGGTAACGGTTCCTTCGTCTCTCTTGTCCGCCCTGTCGCGTGTGTGCGTCGCTCGcgatcgcgacgcgacgcgacgcgagctGTTGTTTCTCGCGTCCGATCGAATTAGGGGGAAATCGAATTTGTGCCGTTCGGATTACTGCAACGGGGGATCATTGATTTCTCGTGGAACAACGGAAAAGCGGTCTCGGCGAGATAGAGAGGGATAGATAGAGGGATAAGAGGGAAGGAGAAAAAGAGTGGCTTCCTTTAGCCGCGCGCGAGACCCGCTGGCGGTATTGGATATATCGGTGGTGTGGTGAGAGTGCCGTGATTAGCGTCGGGCGAAGTTGTGTGTCGTTGTACAGTGTGCCGCCAAACGATACCACAACATCCGATCCCAAATGAAGAGTTCGGAGCAAAATGGTTAGAGAGACACGTCACCTGTGGGTTGGAAATCTGCCGGAAAACATCCGAGAGGATCGCATACGAGAGCATTTCAAACGGTGAGTACTTTTTCGTGCTCGTCCCCCGCGTACGCCTTCTAACAAAAGGCTACGTCTTACGTAACTATATACACGCATCTACCTATATGCATACCCATCTATACGGGGTGTCTGAAAACTACAGTTATAAATTCGATTCATCAACAAAAAGAAACTATACACAAATATCTTAATGTTCATGGTGCCCTGACTCGTATTCGGGTCAGGCCGATTTCCAAAAGTACGTTGCTTCTTTCGTACACCGGATCAGTTGAATTGCCAATCATTGAATCATATATAGGTCATCTTGGTTTTCATTCGTATGCCCCCTGACCTGTATACAGGTCAGGCCCAGATACTAGCTTCAGATCGTGAAATTATTATGTAGGATGTGTTGACCTTTTTCGCTAGTTTTAGTTACGTACCTACTTAGTTCTCGTTTTTACTGCTTTGCATTTAAAAGAACTGTATTTTCCAGAAtagtagttttcgaaatatttcatACAAGGAACTTTATTCTGAATTTTCGATCACGTGTTTTTCTGttcataatttaaattttttttcatcccgAGTTTTAGCGTGATATACTATACTTTAGTTTTTATTAGTTCTGAACACGAAAGTCTTTACAAATCCCACTTGAAACTGCTATAGAGCTCAGTGTAATTGGTTTATTTTATATGTGAGAATATGTAACGAATTTTATTTACTAGTATCAATACGTAATATTCAATTAACACTGTAATCGTATACAACGATGCATAGTGTATTGGAAAGAAGAcagtattttataataaacataGTTCCGTCAGCTAACCATCTTAAAATGAATACTTGCGTCTGCTTTTGAGTACGCACAAGAGGCCATTTTGAATTAACACCGGGGACTAAGGAAAACAATAAGAAATGTAGATTCACGGTCGACTTATTGCATGCAACTTAAAAACCAAGTATGTACAGTCaaatggggtaactttgaccacaaaACTAGATTTTGCAACAGATTCCTCTAGCATCCATTGTATAACAGGTATCATTATCAGACAGTGCTTTGGATAGCTTTAATTGTCTACTTCAGGATGCAGTTTATCTGAGATATAATACCTGTTATACAATACAGTgagccacaaaagtattcgaacgctAGCTATTAAAACTGTGAACAATACAAATATGCGTGTTAGACTTAAGTTCTAAAAGTTGTAACTACTATAAGACACAAGTATCGAGATTATATATACCAACTTTGaaatgaatcggataatatttgtagaagttatGAAACATTTGTTGCAAAGATGTACTGAAACAgggtcacaaaagtattcgaacgaCATTAATTATACGGACcttattttagattaatatttatttaggccACCTTTGGCTCCAATTTCGTTTTTAGGACGTTACCACATGCTGTGCACtagtttttagttattttagattCGATAGaattccatatttttaaaattttttgttttagtgCCTACGTCTTTCGCAGTTATGTCGTAGTTTTTTAATCCCCTGCTGATTTCCGTCCACAAATATTCGACGCGAttaatttcgagattttatgggGCTGTAGGTAATCCATGTGGTGTATTACCTATACAATAATCATTCTTAAACAATTTGGTGGCATGCTTGCGGTCATTGTCTTGCTGgatataaaatttttccaataactcttctaaattgttttttaaaatttttaaaaatgtatgttCATTTAAAATGCCATCTATAAAAACGAGATTTCCAGTGCCGTTTGCAACCATACACCCCCGCAACATCACGGAACCACCGCAGTACTTTACAGTAGGACGTAGATTTTAGTGTTCATTTCTGAGTTGGTTTTTCTCCAGACATAACGACTTTCACccaaaacaaatacatatatttttaatacatttttaatatacttagtTCGGATGGAGGGCGTTATGTCTGGAGAAAATCCCACTCAGAAATGAATACTAAAAATCTACGTCCTACTGTAAAGTACTGCGCTGGTTCCGTGGTTGCAAAAGGCACTGGAAATCCCGTTTTTATGGACGGCATTTTagataaatatacatttttaaatattttaataaaaaaattagaagaaagtgCTACGAAATTGGGGTTATTGGAAACTTTTTATTTCGAGCAAGACAATGACCGCAAGCATACGGCCGGATTTCTGCAAGAATGGTtattgtataatgtataatatacATTATGGGTTACATACACTCCCATAAAGCCTGGACATTAACGGCCCATCGAATATTTGTAGGCGGAAATCGAgaggagattaaaaaattaccacACAACTTTGACAGACGTactaaaacaaaatattttagaagTTTGGAATTCTATCGAATCTAAACTAACTGAAAAGCTAGTGTACAGCGTGCGACAACGTCCGAAAAGCGAAATTGGAACCAAAGATggcctaaataaatattaatctaaaataagGTGCGTATAATTAATGTCGTTCGAATAACTTTATGAATATACTTCATTctaacatgtatatttttattgtttatagTTTCAATAGCGAGAgttcgaatactttcgtggCTCACTGTAGATGCTACAGTAGTTTGTTTTGGAATCTACTTTTGTGGTCGAAGCTACTTCATTCGACGGTATTCcaaataatttattacaattAATTTCGATTAATTTTCACGCGGCCTAGTTAACAGCGAAGTTCGTTCGTCCAGTTCTGAAATATACCTTCATATATTCTCGAAAAAAGCTCTCGTTCGCAATAACAACGGGCCATATTTGCGTTCACTTTTCCGTTTACGGTGTACCTTGTACCCCGTGACGCGTTCAAGCGCGGAGGGCCCAAACCTTGAGACTCGAGATGGCCAGGAAGATTTACACAACAGGCCTTTGTCGATTCACCGAAATCTTTCTAATTTACCGTGAATCTCGGTCCCACGGGCAGAGCCCCGCTTGGGTAAGAAATAGACGGTCGCTGGACATGCATTTACGGGCAGGAAGTGGTAGGACGCCTTTATTGTCGCCGCGGAGCACGGGCACGGTCaacaataattttgtccagaaTTTTACGACTGGTGCGGCCGTGCCCGTGCAGCGTCTGCCAAGGCTTTATCCCCGCTTAGCAAGCCCCCGGAACGCTCTTGTATACACGAACGTGCTTCCGTGACCTGCAAATGAATATCGAGGAAAGTCGGCGCGCAAATCCTTCGCTGGTGTTTAGGGACAGCGTTTGTTTATATACCCGCGTATGGAGAACGTTATCAGTTCAATAGAACCGGAGTTCAGGCGCACGTAAGGTGTGCTCGATGTTTTCGGCCCGGCGCGTAGACGAAGGATTCTGAACGCGTATATACACGCCCACACTTGCTGTACACACGCGTACTTACATGACACGCGCGCACAAGCGTGTGCGATATACGGAGAGCCTTGGCTCTGTCTCTCCTCTCCTCGTAGCGTGAGCGCGCCGTCATTTGTTTTTTCCCCGAAGTAATAATAGCTGAGGACAGCCATTTTGAGAGCTCGCAGCGGCACGAAGTTATTGTTCGACAGTGGCGCTCAAACCGTGGATCCCCCGCGGGCACGCCTTCCACAGGTTTTGAGAAGAAAGCGGAAAAGGCACGAAAAATAACAGTCGCGTCGCTGTAATTCACTTTGCAGTAGTTGTTTTGTCAGTTTCGCAATAATTATTCAACGAATTTAACGAAAGATTTGCGCTTTATTTGGTATTGGCTTTGGAAACGGAGTACATGTGCAAAGTTTCGCTAGTCAAAGGTAGTTGCTGGATTAATCTCGATATTCTTATTAATTCGATAAGTGAGTTTCTGTGGTTGGGAGTTTTATGATCAGTTCTAGACAGAGAATTCTTTTCTCCTTGCATTTGTTGAATGGAATACCAGATTAAGTAAACTTCTGAGTTCAAGGAATATAGCAAAGTAGCGATGGGAAAAGTAGACAGTACAGGTAGAATATGTTCAACATTTCCAAAATCGCTTAGTTTTTCGTAATTTTCGGTcgaaatattatagaaatatacttAAGTATACCAAATAGTTCTAAATCCACAAATCATTTTAGTTACACGTTTGTAGGAACATAGTTGCTTCGTGATTTATGTCGAATGTATTTTTAGTACTTCGCAGAATAAAATCGTAGTCTTTTAATATTCTACTGACACTTCGAAGTACGAAATACATGCGTATGGTGAATGAAACACGGATGTGTTTAAAATGCAGGTAGAATTGTTAAAGAGCGAAGATCGAAGTAGGAAAACAGAAGTGAAAACTAACGGTGACGTGGCGCAGTGGCGCTCAACTTGCGGATCCTTAAAAGAACGAGTTACGAACAATGAGAAATTCAGAAATTCAAGAATGGAAatacatattcattaatttcgaGGCATATAAAATTCCAATATCTAGATATTTACGTAAACACATGCCACATTGAACTTCACGTAGCAGTTTCATAATATAAAGTACTGCCGGTACCCTTcttacaaaaaatattcaaaatgttCTCTATTTATGGTTGCACGACTAGTTCTCcgtagaatattaaaaaataaatgccaGGGACATTTCTGTGAGATTGTAAATCCACTAAAATCTATCATACGAATAGTTTTACGTAAAATCTAAATCTGTGGATataaaatatcgaattaaaGTACGTTTAATTAGTAGTTCCTTGGGTagaacttgaaattttcaggaaGAGGGGACGATTTGTTCTTCTGCCATTAATTTTTCTTACCGAGAGTGCACACGTCGGTGAATATTATTAGTGTTGCCAGCGGCGCCACATTTTACGTGTCAGCTGGCGATACTTCGTACACTTGGGCTTCGGTCTTACGGTCGTCTACCGTGCGTTATAGCCTTAAAGGTTCGTCCTTAAAATGGCGGGCGGCGTCGTTACGCCGTTGACCTCTCTCTCATTTCTCGAAACGCCCGGTGCACTACTGTGATATTGCGACAGATCTATTCTCGAAATCGTAGACGCGTGGAAAAACACACGATAATGTCAATGATAGGATTATGAAATAAGAACGTTTGATTACCGAAAGGTTTCGTAAATgtttcagaaatatttcgtCGTTTTGTAACAGT is drawn from Andrena cerasifolii isolate SP2316 chromosome 8, iyAndCera1_principal, whole genome shotgun sequence and contains these coding sequences:
- the LOC143372710 gene encoding dynein regulatory complex protein 1; the encoded protein is MSAVFQRYSAATQEAEGPSILSADVNERKLARRLRIQQRLDALTKQTKTEDEEIVEIPPIEKQILDSTEVLAKLSLEGEEVVTGVRIANDARELQRRKEVQETRDRLLKALEEEDKECMEKYHEITRKWPDILASKDPLHIHDELEAQNTECLKILEKKDFLIAELKEELKNADLKYAEEVQKQNEDIDLLIERMENQVRTMSKAHRHELAIIENVIESERKILLINSMERWEVLFKKLQDDTLEGREKRKEVMREYEEEMRKAVTEHQEKFRRQKISFEMEIEHLQQEVQNMKTLCMMNIEKLDYNYSILKRRDEENIIVKNQQKRRINKLQDVINSLKKTYAELEESTRLEIQKLTNQILKSHKAILNLQEKSNHLAANNDTKYMQIWDMNIKTADELVDKILTADRILHEELLRIEWQPPEQKLLKKEDLPSYCAPMCALKREREEAKKRKMISRSYKPATTLEDINLERGLLNHICKLISENCDYLIEDTLKELLSNYTEDDKLLIRLDKIFEALKITSERELQFLLNFFLPYAHCPTCTTKVASTPSVCGQSGRTAETSSGTSEPEVCGSDDFNVTEVKLIAAVQGALGCEAFHDDAVVETSTPEGSSIEPEPEEVQIASTCVSGGIIEVTDEDGEPKRQLVCDKGHLLVVEAEFVSHALKEFVERYEFVKQKKTSTPAAQGVLKEKMTVSRNITEKDIIQFWQQYRNIFSEDRERLWDNLLLGLKKYYEVLRERHRLNEETESLRKRNAEMRRLLKNYSGGESQTVELTEEETKFLQRVLQN